The sequence below is a genomic window from Pseudomonas cannabina.
GTGCCGATACCCACGATTTCCAGCGAGCCATCGGCCGCGACTTCGCCTACCAGTGCCACCACCTTGGAGGTACCGATATCCAGCCCGACGATCATTTTGCCGCTTTGCACGTTTGCCATGGTCCTGCCTCTTATCAATTCTTCGCGACGGCGGGTTTTTCCGTCGTCGGCGCTGCCTGTTCGCGCCAACCGACCGCAAGGCCGTTGGAGTAACGCAGGTCGACGCGCGCGATGTTCGTGATCTGTTCTTTAAGCGTCTTGTCGTAAATCGCGATGAAGCGGCGCATTTTTTCGACAAGGTGGTCGCGTCCCAGCAACAATTCGATACCCGGGCCAGCACTACCAGCGCCTGTTGTCAGGAACCAGCTGCCACGCTCGCGCAGCTCCAGGCGTACGATGGAGAAGCCCAGCGGGCGCAACATCTGACTCAATACCTGGTACTGCTGCATCACCTGCTGCTGGGCCCGCTGCGGGCCGAACAACTGGGGAAGATGTTCATAGTTGGACAGTTCACGCGGCGTGAAAGCCTGCCCCTGGTTATTCAACAACGCCTCGTCGCCCCACCGCGCAACCGGCAGTTGCTCTTCAAGGCGAATCACCACCTGATCCGGCCAGACCCGACGCACTTCGGCGTGCGCGATCCACGGCATCTGCTCAAGCTCGGTGCGCATGGCGGCCAGATCAATCTTGAAAAAACTCGACGCCACATATGGCGCGATGCGCTGCTGCACTGCCTGCTGACTGATGTAACTCAAATCGCCCTGCACGTTGATGCGGGTGATCGGGCGATCGGCATATGGCAGCAGACGCTGAGCGCCCTCATACGTGGCGAAGCCCAGAATCACCAGCAGCACCGGCCAGAACAGGCGCTTCAGGAAACTGAAGTTGGCCTTCGGCAGGCGCGCCGACAGCGGCTCCTTGGCCACCATCCGGCTGGCACCACGCGGCACCGGCTTGTTACGGCCGGGGGCTGGTGGCTGAGGACGTGCCGAAGGGCCGCACATGCCTTACCCTCTCACCGGAACGCTGTCGGCCAGAATCGCCAACACCAGTTGCTGAAAATCCAGACCCGCAGCACGTGCCGCCATCGGCACCAGGCTGTGATCGGTCATGCCCGGTACGGTGTTCACCTCCAGCAGC
It includes:
- a CDS encoding cell division protein FtsQ/DivIB, with protein sequence MCGPSARPQPPAPGRNKPVPRGASRMVAKEPLSARLPKANFSFLKRLFWPVLLVILGFATYEGAQRLLPYADRPITRINVQGDLSYISQQAVQQRIAPYVASSFFKIDLAAMRTELEQMPWIAHAEVRRVWPDQVVIRLEEQLPVARWGDEALLNNQGQAFTPRELSNYEHLPQLFGPQRAQQQVMQQYQVLSQMLRPLGFSIVRLELRERGSWFLTTGAGSAGPGIELLLGRDHLVEKMRRFIAIYDKTLKEQITNIARVDLRYSNGLAVGWREQAAPTTEKPAVAKN